In the genome of Hydrogenispora ethanolica, the window GCCCGGCTCCGTCAGAAAATATTCACCCAATCCAACCGTTCCCGTTGCGGGACATGTTTAAGAAAATACCGCAATGAACCCAGTTCGATGGCGGCGTCGGTGTAACTGCGTCCGTCGACCGCTTTTTTGCTGCGGGTCAGGGACTGCTCGATGGCGTCGATCTCCTTGTGGTTGAGCAGCAAGGCCCAGATAAACTTGGCGCGTTCCCAGCCATTGGCCAGCTTCTCCAGGCTCCGTTGCGTCTTCGGCCAATCCCGGGCCTGCAACGCCTTTTCGACCAC includes:
- a CDS encoding DUF4363 family protein translates to MKAWLLCLAGMVCFIIAAAMVQSNLEKTTRHFGRELTVVEKALQARDWPKTQRSLEKLANGWERAKFIWALLLNHKEIDAIEQSLTRSKKAVDGRSYTDAAIELGSLRYFLKHVPQRERLDWVNIF